From Rhodovulum sulfidophilum DSM 1374, one genomic window encodes:
- a CDS encoding response regulator transcription factor: protein MSATADILLVDDDILVQVMVEDIVTQLGHRFHAAGDGETAREAIGRNGFDLVILDRRLPDTDGLLLAPLLQQDRKIPFIVFSSLDAPTDQVLGLGMGASDYVCKPVEPAVLRARIQARLTARRTPEEQTTFRLGDALRLDAVSRRLWIADRVEVLSPAESRLLICLLRNIGKPRDRMQISMATCGREWVYGDRTIDVLISRLRRRLKGSEVRITTVHGLGYVLTLDN from the coding sequence ATGAGTGCGACTGCCGACATCCTTCTCGTCGATGACGACATTCTGGTGCAGGTGATGGTCGAGGACATCGTCACCCAGCTTGGCCACCGCTTCCATGCCGCGGGCGATGGCGAGACCGCGCGCGAGGCCATCGGCCGGAACGGCTTCGACTTGGTGATCCTCGACCGCCGCCTGCCCGACACTGACGGGCTTCTGCTGGCGCCGCTGCTGCAGCAGGACCGCAAGATCCCCTTCATCGTGTTCTCCAGCCTCGACGCCCCCACCGACCAGGTGCTGGGGCTGGGCATGGGTGCCAGCGACTATGTCTGCAAGCCGGTCGAACCCGCGGTGCTGCGCGCCCGCATCCAGGCCCGGCTGACCGCCCGCCGCACCCCCGAGGAACAGACCACCTTCCGGCTCGGCGACGCGCTCCGGCTCGATGCGGTGTCGCGCAGGCTCTGGATCGCCGACCGGGTCGAGGTGCTCTCGCCCGCTGAATCGCGGCTGCTGATCTGCCTGCTGCGCAATATCGGCAAGCCGCGCGACCGGATGCAGATCAGCATGGCCACCTGCGGCCGCGAATGGGTCTATGGCGACCGCACCATCGACGTGCTGATCTCGCGGCTGCGGCGCCGGCTCAAGGGCAGCGAGGTGCGGATCACCACCGTGCACGGGCTGGGCTATGTGCTGACCCTCGACAACTAG
- a CDS encoding LLM class flavin-dependent oxidoreductase: MKKIGFLSFGHWSPAPSSGTRSAADALIQSIELAEAAEDLGADGAYFRVHHFARQLASPFPLLAAVAARTRTIEIGTGVIDMRYENPFYMVEDAGAADLISGGRLQLGISRGSPEQVIEGWRHFGHDPEAGQSDADMGREHGRIFFDLLKGEGFAQPNPHPMFPNPPGLLRIEPHSEGLRDRIWWGSGSNATAIWAAEMGMNLQSSTLKDDETGEPFHVQQARQIRAYREAWARAGHSRKPRVSVSRSIFALVDDRDRAYFGRGVQSRDSVGQLDETTRAIFGRSYAAEPDRLVAELEKDEAIAEADTLLLTVPNQLGVDYNAHVIEAILTHVAPQLGWR, encoded by the coding sequence ATGAAGAAGATCGGCTTTTTGTCCTTCGGGCACTGGTCGCCCGCGCCCAGCTCGGGCACCCGCTCGGCCGCGGATGCGCTGATCCAGTCGATCGAGCTGGCCGAGGCCGCCGAGGATCTCGGCGCCGACGGCGCCTATTTCCGCGTCCATCACTTCGCCCGCCAGCTGGCCTCGCCCTTCCCGCTTCTGGCCGCCGTCGCGGCCCGGACCCGGACCATCGAGATCGGCACCGGCGTGATCGACATGCGCTATGAAAACCCGTTCTACATGGTCGAGGATGCCGGCGCCGCAGACCTGATCTCGGGCGGGCGGCTGCAGCTCGGCATCAGCCGTGGCTCACCCGAACAGGTGATCGAGGGCTGGCGCCATTTCGGCCATGACCCCGAGGCGGGTCAAAGCGATGCCGATATGGGCCGCGAGCATGGCCGGATCTTCTTCGACCTGCTGAAGGGCGAGGGTTTCGCCCAGCCGAACCCGCATCCGATGTTCCCGAACCCGCCGGGCCTGCTGCGCATCGAGCCCCATTCCGAAGGGCTGCGCGACCGGATCTGGTGGGGCTCGGGCTCGAACGCCACCGCGATCTGGGCCGCCGAGATGGGCATGAACCTGCAAAGCTCGACCCTGAAGGATGACGAGACCGGCGAGCCGTTCCATGTCCAGCAGGCCCGTCAGATCCGCGCCTATCGCGAGGCCTGGGCCAGGGCCGGGCACAGCCGCAAGCCGCGGGTCTCGGTCAGCCGCTCGATCTTCGCCCTCGTCGACGACCGCGACCGCGCCTATTTCGGCCGGGGCGTGCAAAGCCGCGACTCGGTCGGCCAGCTTGACGAGACGACGCGGGCGATCTTCGGGCGCAGCTATGCCGCCGAGCCCGACCGGCTGGTCGCGGAGCTGGAAAAGGACGAGGCCATCGCCGAGGCCGACACGCTGCTTCTGACCGTGCCGAACCAGCTTGGCGTCGATTACAATGCCCATGTGATCGAGGCGATCCTGACCCATGTCGCGCCCCAGCTCGGCTGGCGCTGA
- a CDS encoding type II toxin-antitoxin system Phd/YefM family antitoxin: protein MWTLQDAKNRFSAVVEAALAGVPQEVTRRGKPAVVVLSADDYRRLLKGAAAARESFAEHLMAFPAPEIEAASGIGRAEVRPRDVRF from the coding sequence ATGTGGACATTGCAGGATGCCAAGAACCGGTTCAGCGCGGTCGTCGAGGCGGCTCTGGCCGGGGTGCCCCAGGAAGTCACCCGCCGCGGCAAGCCCGCGGTCGTGGTGCTGTCGGCCGATGACTACCGGCGCCTGCTGAAAGGCGCCGCCGCCGCCCGCGAAAGCTTTGCCGAGCATCTCATGGCCTTCCCTGCCCCCGAAATAGAGGCTGCCTCCGGGATCGGCCGCGCCGAGGTCCGCCCGCGCGACGTCCGCTTCTGA
- a CDS encoding type II toxin-antitoxin system VapC family toxin: protein MYLIDTNVISAVRRPDRAPQVRAWLAARPEPELFLSVITLGEIERGIRQQETRDPGFARDLRVWLDRTMLVFADRLLPFGAAEARIWGRLSAEIGHPGADLMIAATALQHGATVVTGNVSDFEPTGVPIENPF from the coding sequence ATGTATCTGATCGATACCAACGTCATTTCCGCGGTGCGCCGTCCCGACCGCGCGCCGCAGGTCCGCGCCTGGCTGGCCGCGCGGCCCGAGCCCGAGCTGTTTCTCAGCGTCATCACCCTGGGCGAGATCGAGCGCGGCATCCGCCAGCAGGAGACCCGCGACCCCGGTTTCGCCCGCGACCTGCGGGTCTGGCTCGACCGGACCATGCTGGTCTTTGCCGACCGGCTGCTGCCCTTCGGCGCCGCCGAGGCGCGGATCTGGGGCCGGCTTTCGGCCGAGATCGGCCATCCCGGCGCCGACCTGATGATCGCGGCAACCGCGCTTCAGCACGGCGCCACCGTGGTCACCGGCAATGTCTCGGATTTCGAACCGACCGGGGTCCCGATCGAGAACCCGTTCTGA
- a CDS encoding replication initiation protein produces MDDIPRDRLTGPLRRGAVKKHVAAIHVSGKLTLLQRKLSNVLLLNAYDTLISQSRHQIDARTLCLMIGYNSNDMETLKQSLRGLAETVAEWDMLDAEGRQEWGVSALLSYAKLKGGICEYAYSPALAEKLHDPKVFALINLNIQRRFTSGHALALYENCYRFIRTGSTGWWSLDLFRRLMGVADSPYYEVFKHLNAKVIKPAVAEVNKTSNIVVTPELRKMGRSVTDIRFRIAENPQLAILDLDDGEGLRNSEVYARLRALGVSDRLARQWIAEHGQDYVRRKLDYVAGQGGVKNAVGYLTAALREDFDGSAPEPGVSPRNPAPPRSFRARRLERIRDLAAARKPTQRDADKRLFMARLDAAARDDFERHGWMSALNAEAIAAFWEELHPGAFDGLD; encoded by the coding sequence ATGGACGACATTCCACGCGACCGGCTGACCGGGCCGCTGCGGCGCGGAGCGGTCAAGAAGCATGTGGCCGCGATCCATGTCTCGGGCAAGCTGACGCTGTTGCAGCGCAAGCTGTCGAACGTGCTGCTGCTGAATGCCTATGACACGCTGATCTCGCAGAGCCGCCACCAGATCGACGCCCGCACGCTGTGCCTGATGATCGGCTACAATTCGAACGACATGGAGACGCTCAAGCAGTCGCTGCGCGGGCTGGCCGAGACCGTGGCCGAATGGGACATGCTCGATGCCGAGGGGCGGCAGGAATGGGGGGTCTCGGCGCTTCTGTCCTATGCCAAGCTCAAGGGCGGGATCTGCGAATATGCCTATTCCCCGGCGCTGGCGGAAAAGCTGCACGACCCCAAGGTCTTCGCGCTGATCAACCTGAACATCCAGCGCCGCTTCACCTCGGGCCATGCGCTGGCGCTTTACGAGAACTGTTACCGCTTCATCCGCACCGGCAGCACCGGCTGGTGGTCGCTCGATCTGTTCCGGCGCCTGATGGGGGTGGCCGACAGCCCCTATTACGAGGTGTTCAAGCATCTCAATGCCAAGGTCATCAAGCCCGCCGTGGCCGAGGTGAACAAGACCTCGAACATCGTCGTCACCCCCGAGCTGCGCAAGATGGGGCGGAGCGTGACCGATATCCGCTTCCGCATCGCCGAGAACCCGCAGCTGGCGATCCTCGATCTCGACGATGGCGAGGGGCTGAGGAATTCCGAGGTCTATGCCCGGCTGCGGGCGCTCGGGGTCAGCGACCGGCTGGCGCGGCAATGGATCGCCGAGCACGGGCAGGATTATGTGCGGCGCAAGCTCGACTATGTGGCGGGGCAGGGGGGCGTGAAGAACGCGGTCGGCTATCTCACGGCGGCGCTGCGCGAGGATTTCGACGGCAGCGCGCCCGAGCCCGGGGTTTCGCCGCGAAACCCGGCCCCGCCGCGGTCTTTCCGGGCCAGGCGGCTCGAGCGGATCCGCGATCTGGCGGCGGCGCGCAAGCCGACCCAGCGCGATGCCGACAAGCGGCTGTTCATGGCCCGGCTCGATGCTGCTGCGCGCGACGATTTCGAGCGTCACGGCTGGATGTCGGCGCTTAATGCCGAGGCCATCGCCGCCTTCTGGGAAGAGCTGCATCCGGGCGCCTTCGACGGGCTCGACTGA
- a CDS encoding AAA family ATPase has protein sequence MAKKTGAPSKPDLPPYFNIDPAAAAAKLSAPIDTPRFAKAAAFAARGRDDLARRGYAPDGKKRLRKFSTWEVCRYLIPVNPAHLRRVLRQNPDLPQGEGEGGAKWYTLDEVLRLREHFAEEGAKDREYQAWRPEGLPAKVVAVANFKGGVGKTSTCAHLAMSAALDGYRVLVIDLDSQGSMTSIMGGQVEDEWQTVFPMLARDYARHLQAENRVREAAGEAPFGFDETLTAALEVSPRNLVQPTHWPNIDLIGAQLNLYWAEFQVPVWRMQMRSWPLWDSLQNALEEGGMLDDYDIVLLDTPPALGYLTINALSAADILLVPLGASFLEFDSTGRFFDMIYSTFASIEEGENRARRADGLPEIRFEWDAVRALVTRFDAAQQTDLANVIQAYFGDFMTTYRQELTAMVGQAGEQVSGIYETDYRDFNRDTYVRGRETFDRTWAEVKEVILGTWWRDARMADAATEEV, from the coding sequence ATGGCAAAGAAAACCGGCGCTCCCAGCAAGCCAGATCTTCCCCCCTATTTCAACATCGACCCGGCTGCAGCGGCCGCCAAGCTCTCGGCGCCGATCGACACGCCGCGCTTTGCCAAGGCCGCGGCCTTCGCCGCCCGCGGGCGCGACGACCTTGCCCGGCGGGGTTATGCGCCCGACGGCAAGAAGCGGCTGCGGAAATTCTCGACCTGGGAGGTCTGCCGTTATCTGATCCCGGTCAATCCGGCCCATCTGCGCCGGGTGCTGCGCCAGAATCCCGACCTGCCCCAAGGCGAAGGCGAAGGCGGCGCCAAGTGGTACACGCTGGACGAGGTGCTGCGGCTGCGCGAGCATTTCGCCGAGGAAGGCGCCAAGGACCGCGAATACCAGGCCTGGCGGCCCGAGGGCCTGCCCGCCAAGGTCGTGGCGGTCGCCAATTTCAAGGGTGGCGTCGGCAAGACCTCGACCTGTGCCCATCTGGCGATGTCGGCCGCGCTCGACGGTTACCGGGTGCTGGTGATCGATCTCGACAGCCAGGGCTCGATGACCTCGATCATGGGCGGTCAGGTCGAGGATGAATGGCAGACCGTCTTCCCGATGCTGGCCCGCGACTATGCCAGGCATCTGCAGGCGGAAAACCGGGTCCGCGAGGCCGCCGGAGAGGCCCCGTTCGGCTTCGACGAAACCCTGACCGCGGCGCTGGAGGTTTCGCCGCGAAACCTGGTGCAGCCGACCCACTGGCCCAATATCGACCTGATCGGGGCGCAGCTGAACCTGTACTGGGCCGAGTTCCAGGTGCCGGTCTGGCGGATGCAGATGCGGTCCTGGCCGCTTTGGGATTCGCTCCAGAACGCGCTGGAAGAGGGCGGCATGCTTGACGATTACGACATCGTCCTGCTCGACACCCCGCCGGCGCTTGGCTACCTGACCATCAACGCGCTGTCGGCGGCCGATATCCTCCTGGTGCCGCTGGGCGCCTCCTTCCTCGAATTCGATTCCACGGGCCGGTTCTTCGACATGATCTATTCGACCTTCGCCTCGATCGAGGAAGGCGAGAACCGGGCGCGCCGGGCCGACGGGCTGCCCGAGATCCGCTTTGAATGGGATGCGGTCCGGGCGCTGGTGACGCGCTTCGATGCCGCCCAGCAGACCGATCTGGCGAACGTGATCCAGGCCTATTTCGGCGATTTCATGACCACCTACCGGCAGGAGCTGACGGCGATGGTCGGGCAGGCGGGCGAACAGGTCTCGGGGATCTACGAGACCGATTACCGCGACTTCAACCGCGACACCTATGTCCGGGGGCGCGAGACCTTCGACCGCACCTGGGCCGAGGTCAAGGAAGTCATCCTGGGAACCTGGTGGCGCGATGCCCGGATGGCCGACGCCGCGACGGAGGAGGTGTGA
- a CDS encoding ParB/RepB/Spo0J family partition protein: MAKRRKLQAPSAEELSRIEEEFRRETGPGVAARPMAPIAQVAAESAGAHEPRPAEERADTARDRTDARRLREAEGRGLVMLELPLDEIDADALVRDRVVLDAEELEELKSSIAKNGLRLPVEVFELASDGRGFRYGLLSGYRRLKAFRDLKALTNDSRYDSIKAVLRDPEEMGGTFAAMIEENEIRATLSHFERGRIAVIAVQQGAFVNTEAAVNALYPMASKAKRSKIRSFALIFEELGDMLSFPDLLREKDGLKLAAALRDGAEARLREALAERVPADPADEAEIIAEALSKVETGTDPRRGGRPPKRARQGAVRRISGGLRMQAGEDARGWYIRLAGTGVDRELVERAMEELERLLERPEG; this comes from the coding sequence ATGGCCAAACGCCGCAAGCTGCAAGCGCCCTCGGCCGAGGAGCTGAGCCGGATCGAGGAGGAGTTTCGCCGCGAAACCGGGCCGGGGGTGGCGGCCCGGCCGATGGCCCCGATCGCCCAGGTCGCGGCCGAGAGCGCGGGCGCCCACGAACCCCGTCCGGCCGAGGAACGCGCCGATACCGCGCGCGACCGGACCGATGCCCGGCGGCTGCGCGAGGCCGAGGGCAGGGGGCTTGTCATGCTCGAGCTGCCCTTGGACGAGATCGATGCCGACGCCCTGGTCCGCGACCGGGTCGTGCTGGATGCCGAAGAGCTGGAAGAGCTGAAATCCTCGATTGCGAAGAACGGGTTGCGGCTTCCGGTCGAGGTGTTCGAACTGGCCTCCGATGGCCGTGGGTTCCGCTATGGCCTGCTGTCGGGCTATCGCCGCCTCAAGGCGTTCCGCGATCTCAAGGCGCTGACCAATGACAGCCGCTATGACAGCATCAAGGCGGTTCTGCGCGATCCCGAAGAGATGGGCGGCACCTTCGCCGCGATGATCGAAGAGAACGAGATCCGCGCCACGCTGAGCCATTTCGAGCGTGGCCGGATCGCGGTGATCGCGGTGCAGCAGGGCGCCTTCGTCAATACCGAGGCCGCGGTCAATGCGCTTTACCCGATGGCCTCGAAGGCCAAGCGCTCGAAGATCCGGTCCTTCGCGCTGATCTTCGAGGAGCTCGGCGACATGCTGAGCTTTCCCGATCTCTTGCGCGAGAAGGACGGGCTGAAGCTGGCCGCCGCCCTGCGCGACGGCGCCGAGGCGCGTCTGCGCGAGGCGCTGGCCGAACGGGTGCCCGCCGATCCGGCCGACGAGGCCGAGATCATCGCCGAGGCGCTGTCCAAGGTCGAGACCGGGACCGATCCGCGCCGCGGCGGGCGGCCGCCCAAGCGGGCGCGCCAGGGCGCGGTGCGGCGGATCTCGGGCGGGCTCCGGATGCAGGCCGGCGAGGATGCGCGCGGCTGGTATATCCGGCTGGCCGGAACCGGCGTCGACCGCGAACTGGTCGAGCGGGCGATGGAGGAACTCGAACGGCTGCTGGAACGGCCCGAGGGCTGA
- a CDS encoding type VI secretion system Vgr family protein, with product MAAFFDQKARMGRLETALGENELVLQRVEGSERVNGLYDFEVGCLAARADLDFDALLGTHATVTLVAHDGAERDFDGLVTEARWLGAGENGHRYRLRLRPWLWLAGLRRNQRIFHNRTVVEILEELFAPYASAGRLSVELSADYPELEYTVQYGETDLAFACRMMERHGISYHFRHARGSHEMVLTDTAEAHGAIGARPFRPVDGHHQEDVEHFWEWRPARRITTGAIRLTDYNFKTPVAAMETDRAGDAAFEHGQIESFDWPGDYRDQGRGQQVAELRLGAERGQDRRFEAVGDIPALAAGMRVTLEGDPVPGSGEEYLCLVATHSYTSDNYGSGGEGGDGYAYTGHYVLMPAEAPLLPERKTPRADVRGPQTATVAGSGEVDCDEYGRILVRFHWDLDEDLSMRCRVSQSWAGPGWGGMVIPRVGMEVVVEFLDGDPDKPLVTGCVYNGRNAPPAALPEHKSRSVFKTKSHEGEGFNELTFEDQAGEEFIYMHAQKNLDVHVENSAQRRVEFDDSVSVGNDSMLAVAANRTETVEGRMDVTVTGAVSEKTEAARGMDVAADLAVRAGGDLTLKAGGEIVIDASKITLVAGGAALTLEGGAVNAVPVLNVGSASPGAAAVPAIPEVLKAAAGEGTPFVSHCPLADA from the coding sequence ATGGCAGCATTTTTCGATCAGAAGGCCCGGATGGGGCGGCTCGAGACCGCCCTCGGCGAAAACGAGCTGGTGCTTCAGCGCGTCGAGGGCAGCGAGCGGGTCAACGGGCTGTACGATTTCGAGGTCGGTTGCCTTGCCGCCCGCGCCGATCTCGATTTCGACGCCTTGCTGGGCACCCATGCCACGGTGACGCTGGTCGCGCATGACGGGGCCGAGCGCGATTTCGACGGGCTTGTCACCGAGGCGCGCTGGCTCGGGGCGGGCGAGAACGGGCATCGCTACCGGCTGCGGCTGCGCCCCTGGCTGTGGCTGGCCGGGCTGAGGCGCAATCAGCGGATCTTCCACAACCGGACCGTGGTCGAGATCCTCGAGGAGCTGTTCGCGCCCTATGCCTCGGCGGGGCGGCTGTCGGTCGAGCTGTCGGCCGATTATCCCGAGCTGGAATATACCGTGCAATATGGCGAAACCGATCTGGCCTTTGCCTGCCGGATGATGGAGCGGCACGGGATTTCCTACCATTTCCGCCATGCGCGCGGCAGCCACGAGATGGTGCTGACCGATACCGCCGAGGCCCATGGCGCGATCGGGGCGCGGCCGTTCCGCCCCGTCGACGGGCATCACCAAGAGGATGTCGAGCATTTCTGGGAATGGCGCCCGGCGCGGCGGATCACGACCGGGGCGATCCGGCTGACCGATTACAATTTCAAGACCCCGGTCGCGGCGATGGAGACCGACCGCGCGGGCGATGCCGCCTTCGAGCATGGCCAGATCGAAAGCTTCGACTGGCCGGGCGATTATCGCGATCAGGGCCGCGGCCAGCAGGTGGCCGAGCTGCGGCTGGGCGCCGAACGCGGCCAGGATCGCCGCTTCGAGGCGGTGGGCGACATTCCGGCGCTGGCGGCGGGGATGCGGGTCACGCTGGAGGGCGATCCGGTGCCGGGCTCGGGCGAGGAATATCTCTGCCTCGTGGCGACCCACAGCTATACCTCGGACAATTACGGCTCGGGCGGCGAGGGCGGCGACGGCTATGCCTATACCGGGCATTATGTGCTGATGCCCGCCGAGGCGCCGCTTCTGCCCGAACGCAAGACCCCGCGCGCCGATGTGCGCGGCCCCCAGACCGCGACCGTCGCGGGCTCGGGCGAGGTCGATTGCGACGAATACGGACGGATCCTGGTGCGGTTCCACTGGGATCTCGACGAGGATCTGTCGATGCGCTGCCGGGTCAGCCAGAGCTGGGCCGGGCCGGGCTGGGGCGGCATGGTGATCCCGCGCGTGGGCATGGAGGTGGTGGTCGAGTTCCTCGACGGCGATCCCGACAAGCCTCTGGTCACGGGCTGCGTCTATAACGGCCGCAACGCTCCGCCCGCGGCGCTGCCCGAACACAAGTCGCGGTCGGTCTTCAAGACCAAGAGCCATGAGGGCGAGGGCTTCAACGAGCTGACCTTCGAGGATCAGGCGGGCGAAGAGTTCATCTACATGCATGCGCAGAAGAATCTGGACGTGCATGTCGAGAATTCGGCGCAGCGGCGGGTCGAGTTCGATGACAGCGTCTCGGTCGGCAACGATTCGATGCTGGCGGTCGCGGCGAACCGGACCGAGACCGTCGAGGGCCGGATGGATGTCACCGTGACCGGCGCGGTCAGCGAGAAGACCGAGGCCGCGCGCGGCATGGATGTGGCGGCCGATCTGGCGGTCCGGGCCGGGGGCGACCTGACGCTGAAGGCGGGCGGCGAGATCGTGATCGACGCGTCCAAGATCACGCTGGTCGCGGGCGGTGCGGCGCTGACGCTGGAGGGCGGCGCGGTCAATGCGGTGCCGGTCCTGAATGTGGGCTCGGCCTCGCCCGGGGCGGCGGCGGTTCCGGCGATCCCCGAGGTCCTGAAGGCGGCGGCGGGCGAGGGCACCCCCTTCGTCAGCCATTGTCCGCTGGCGGATGCATGA
- a CDS encoding PAAR domain-containing protein, giving the protein MKPVARLGDLHVCPKHGKGEIVTASGKTFCDGRPVALVGDKISCGAVIVEGSDVAFCDGRPVARIGSRTDHGGQITTGSDLKTC; this is encoded by the coding sequence ATGAAACCTGTGGCGCGGCTGGGCGATCTGCATGTCTGCCCCAAGCATGGCAAGGGCGAGATCGTGACCGCCTCGGGCAAGACCTTTTGCGACGGTCGGCCGGTGGCGCTGGTCGGCGACAAGATCAGCTGCGGCGCGGTCATCGTCGAGGGTTCGGATGTGGCGTTCTGCGACGGGCGTCCGGTGGCGCGGATCGGCTCGCGCACCGATCATGGCGGCCAGATCACCACCGGGTCCGATCTGAAGACCTGCTGA
- the tagH gene encoding type VI secretion system-associated FHA domain protein TagH: protein MMLILRIENAERLTDGSPAWIGLDGRDFCVGRRRGMDWVLPDPARHVSGHHFDLKFSEGRYWLVDLSTNGTFLEGHPHRLQAPHPLVPGDRFRVGPYVIAVAEGSEGAAAGEGGGGPLPAEDDPWDFGALAAAPVASPGHRPAPAMSGPLAGSGRDDGLQGFVPLAPSAPAVPGAPVPAGTGAVSGALSGGPAPRRQPSGAPPVAPEPQPFHPPGRDPAAAQAAPSPAGPDRDEAFLRAFCEGAGLDPDLAKGADAEALARDLGRVARVATGGVMRMLRDRASVKQFTRSGERTMRSASGNNPMKFLPDTDSALEVLFLVPRDGFLDGAGGFETALADLARHQQGIFAAIQPALAAVLDGLAPEAVEAGATGGNLLAGSRKARAWDTYVTRWDALAGKGENGMLDAFLEAFSEAYARAQGEMPD from the coding sequence ATGATGTTGATCTTGCGGATAGAGAATGCCGAGCGGCTGACCGATGGCAGTCCCGCCTGGATCGGGCTGGACGGCCGCGATTTCTGCGTCGGACGGCGGCGCGGCATGGACTGGGTGCTGCCCGATCCGGCGCGGCATGTCTCGGGCCATCATTTCGACCTGAAATTCAGCGAGGGGCGCTATTGGCTGGTCGATCTGTCGACCAATGGCACCTTTCTCGAGGGCCATCCCCATCGGCTGCAGGCGCCGCATCCGCTGGTGCCGGGCGACCGGTTCCGGGTCGGCCCCTATGTGATCGCGGTGGCCGAGGGCTCGGAGGGCGCGGCGGCGGGCGAGGGGGGCGGTGGCCCCCTGCCGGCCGAGGACGACCCCTGGGATTTCGGCGCGCTGGCCGCCGCCCCGGTCGCGTCTCCGGGGCACCGGCCCGCGCCCGCCATGTCCGGGCCGCTGGCGGGGTCCGGGCGCGATGACGGTCTGCAGGGCTTCGTGCCGCTGGCGCCTTCTGCTCCTGCGGTGCCGGGGGCGCCCGTGCCCGCCGGGACAGGCGCAGTCTCCGGGGCTTTGTCGGGTGGGCCCGCGCCCCGGCGCCAACCGTCAGGCGCCCCGCCGGTCGCGCCGGAGCCGCAGCCCTTCCATCCGCCGGGCCGCGATCCGGCCGCGGCACAGGCCGCCCCGTCCCCGGCCGGGCCCGACCGGGACGAGGCCTTCCTGCGGGCCTTCTGCGAGGGGGCGGGGCTTGACCCCGATCTGGCCAAAGGCGCCGATGCCGAGGCGCTGGCGCGCGATCTGGGCCGGGTCGCGCGGGTCGCGACCGGCGGCGTGATGCGGATGCTGCGCGACCGGGCCAGCGTCAAGCAGTTCACCCGGTCGGGCGAGCGCACCATGCGCAGCGCCAGCGGCAACAACCCGATGAAGTTCCTGCCCGATACCGACTCGGCGCTGGAGGTTCTGTTCCTGGTGCCGCGCGACGGCTTTCTGGACGGGGCCGGGGGCTTCGAGACCGCTCTGGCGGATCTTGCCCGCCATCAGCAGGGTATCTTCGCGGCGATTCAGCCGGCGCTGGCCGCGGTTCTGGACGGTCTGGCGCCCGAGGCGGTCGAAGCCGGGGCGACCGGCGGAAACTTGCTGGCCGGATCGCGCAAGGCGCGAGCCTGGGACACCTATGTCACGCGCTGGGATGCCCTTGCCGGGAAAGGCGAAAATGGCATGCTGGACGCGTTCCTCGAGGCCTTTTCCGAGGCCTATGCCCGGGCCCAGGGGGAGATGCCGGATTAG